The following DNA comes from Camelina sativa cultivar DH55 chromosome 14, Cs, whole genome shotgun sequence.
cagaaatgcagccaaatccttgaagatggttaacacaatcattttgattcgtgatgaggatggttctttgagggatcaagagggccacttgcgcaatgagcagggccaaaagcttgatgcagaaggcaatGTGATTGTTGAAGCTGTTGTTGTCAACGAGCAAGCTGTTGTCGTTGACGGGCAAGccgatggtgtcgatcgacacccacctccaACAGACGTAcatggagctgccaaccacgctAACAACCTAGTTCAAAGACAGGATCaaaaccgggatctgatcaggactaATGCAGACTTCAATAACGCTAACAACCTTTCCCGCGGAATGAATTTGAGTTGAAGTCTGCCTACTTCCAGTTAGTTGGACAAAGACCCTTCTCTAACCTGCCAAATGAGAAAGCTCTGGATtatattgagcactttgaagaTCTAGTGACCAGCATCAAAGCCAATGGTGTGACTGAagactacatctactgcaagctcttcccatattcacttgcaggagaagcatctcaatggCTAAAACAGTTgtcagctggatctttgacatcttggcaacaaatCAAAGTGGCTTTCCTCAATTACTTTTATGACGATGCAATGTCAGATTagctgagagtcaagctgtcctccttCAAACAAAGACCTGATGAAGCTTTcgaggcagcttgggtgagattcaacgCATATCAGAgagactgtccacaccatggcttTTCAAGAGTGCAACTgctgagtatctttttcagaggaGTTGACTCGGaatatcagttagctttggatgctgcaagccatggaaacttcaagacaagatatccAAATGAAGCTGAGAActtgattgagaacctagccTCTAGTAACAGTACTAAGAGAGttgatgctgaaagaaagagactacatggaggatttgatgcaaATCAGCTTGCTTCAGTCAGTGCAAAGCTAGATTCCATTCACAATCTCTTGGTTGGCaagaaatcagttcactttgTTGCTGAAGTTGAAACTTTTGAACCAGAACCTGAGCAAGGgcatgaagaagaggatgtctATGGAAATCAAAGTCAGCGGTTTGGTAATCAGCAAGGTAATAGGCCTTACAGTGGAAACAGCCAGCGGAGTAACTTTCAGGGCAATTGTTCTGGTTTCACACCCAAGCCTGACTACCAAAAGCAGCAACAAAGCAGTGGATACACAAGGACTTATGGCAATAACTCATATCAGTCCCCTCCTCCAAAAACAGCTGAAAGTAGtaagatggaagctatgcttgagcagcttttggaaGGTCAGGAGCAGATGACAGTGACTTTCAATGGGAagcttgacaatgtctacactgaacTTAATGGGaaatttgaagctttgaacattcatgtcaagaagctggaaagtCAGGTTGCACAAACAGCTTGATCCATAAAAAGGCAAGAGGGATTTCTCCCTGGGCGAACTGAATCAAATCCCAAGCACTCATGCAATGCAGTGACTTTGAGAAGTGGCAAACAACTCCATCTTATACCCCTGAAGAATCAAACTGATAATTTACAGGAGTTAATCGATATAGAAGACGATGAGGATGTTTCTGCTGAGCCAAtatcgaccgacacacatgagcatcggtcgacacccttaccaTTCGAAGCTTCGGAAAAAATCCCAGAAGacggtatcgatcgacaccacctgggttgAGATCGACACCAACCACGAATAGAAACTCCGAATGCCACTTCTTCCACTCCAGTTGCTGAAAGAGTTTACAAACCCAAGGTTCCTTTCCCCAAGAATCCAAGGAAGACTAAATAAGAGCTAGATGATGCTAAATGCAAGGCCATGATGGATAAACTTATTGTTGAGCtacctttgattgatgctgttaggacttctccaatgcttaggagatatTTCAAGAGGATGGTGACTAAGGGTTTGAATGCTGAGCAGGGAGTTATGATGATATCAGCTAAAGTCAGTGCTATAATTCAGAACAAAATCCCAGAAAATCTTCCAGATCcaggtagttttgttcttgattgtactATATTCACTGACAGATTTGCTAAATCTTTatgtgatcttggttctagtgtcAACTTAATGCCAAGATCAGTTGCACTCAGCTTAGGAATGACAGACTTCACGCCTACCAAGATCACTCTCATCCTTGCTGACCGAGCAGTCCGTAATCCTGATGATGGtcttgaagatgttccaattaagatttGAAATTACTTGATACCcactgattttgtggtattaAAGTATGAGGAGGAACCCAAGGACCCTCGTATTCtgggaagatcattcttagcCTTTGTTGGAGCTataattgatgtcaagaagggtcAGATTGGTCTTAATGCGCTTCGACATGGATAAGTtggttaagaggccaaccattgatggacaGACATTCTATGTGGACACATTGTCTAACCTTGCTGAATAGATATTCCAGGAGCTGCATCCTGAGGATCCACAAGAGAGAGCATTGATTGCTTCTGCTGAAGAAGTTGAGCATCTAGATGACATTGCTGTTGGGTATGTCAAGCTGCTTGATTCtaatgaacaagtgaagaagctggTTGCACAAGAGATATTGGTtagtacttcttcacaagctgaaAAATTTTCTGATTGGAGTTTTGAGAAAGCTCCAAAGCTTGATCTCAAGCCACTTCCTGCTGGTTTAAGGTATGCATTCTTGGGTGAAAATTCTTCTTATCCTGTTATAGTTAATGCTTCCTTAAACAACGCAGAGCTCACTTTACTGCTAAGCAAGCTGCGCAAGTTTCGCAAagctcttggctattctcttgatgatattgcgGGAATTTTCCAGACTTGTGtatgcataggattcatcttgaggaaggagctaaaacatctattgagcatcagaggaggctGAATCCAAATTTGCAGGATGTTGTCAAGAAACAGATCATGAAGCTGCTGAATGATGGGATCATTTATCCGATTTCTGACAGTACatgttgttcctaagaaggGCGGAGTCACAGTAGTGAAGAATGATAAGGATGAGCTGATCCCTACAAGGACAATTACTGGTCATCGGATGTGCATAGACTACAGGAAGCTGAATGCTGCAACCCGAAAAGATCACTTTCCGCTGCCTTCCATTGACCAAATGCTTGAGAGGTTAGCCAAtcatccatactactgctttttAGATGGCTATTCCAGGGTCTTTCAAATTCCGATTCATCttgatgatcaagagaagaccactTTCACTTGCCCATATGGTACCTTTGCTTACTGAAGAATGCCTTTCGGTCTTTGTAATGCTTCTGCGATATTTCAGAGGtgcatgatgtctatctttACTGATATGATTGAGGACTTTATGGAGGTattcatggatgatttttcagtttatgggtcttcattcaagaaCTGTTTAGACAATTTATGCAAGGTGTGAAGAAAAGCATTTAGTGCTcaattgggagaaatgccattttatggttagagatggtatAGTGCTTGGTCACAGGGTTTCAGAAGCTGGTATTGAAGTTGATCGCACTAAGATAGAGGTGTTGACAGGTCTTCAAATGCCAGAGAATGTGAAGGCAGTGAGGAGTTTTCTTAGGCATGCAGGGTTCTataggagattcatcaaggatttcagcAAGATAGCTAGATCACTTTCTGCTTTGTTGTGCAAAGATGTCAAGTATGAATTCACTAATGAGTGCAGGATAGCCCTTAAAAGGATTAAGCAAGAGCTTGTGAGTGCTCCTATTGTTCAGCCACCAGATTAGGATCTACCATTTGAGgttatgtgtgatgctagtgactatGCAGTGGGAGCAGTGCTGAGACAGAGAagagacaagaagcttcatgcaaTTTACTATGCAAGCAGAACACTTGATGATGCACaaagaaattatgcaacaatagagaaggagttgttggcagttgtgtttgcttttgataaGTTCCGGTCTTATCTAGTTGGTTCCAAAGTCattgttcatactgatcatgctgctttaAAGTATTTGATGTAGAAGAAGGATGCAAAGCCTAGacttttgagatggattcttcttcttcaagagtttgacattgAAGTGAGGGATAAGAAGGGAATTGAGAATGGTGTTGCTGATCACTTGTCCAGGATTAgaaaattgatgatgatgtcccAATACAAGACTGTTTGCCAGAAGAACACGTTTATTTTGTGGATATAGGGTTCCAGACTGATGAACACAAGTGTCTTCTCTCGGAtgcagatggtgtcgatcgacaccacactggcatcggtcgacacccatgttTTCCCGAGACAGATTGGCGGTATGATGGAGATTTAGCTGTTGTGGCTAGCTCCGATCAACCCTGGTACGTTTATATTGCCAATTATCTTGCTGCAGAGATAGAACCAGAGAAGTTCACTGGCTATAACAAGAAGAGGTTCATGAGAGAGCTTAGaagatactattgggatgaaccttattTGTATAAACATTGTAGTGATGGAGTTTACAAAGATGTTTAACAGAGACTGAGATACCTGacgttttgtttcattgtcatGGATCTGAGTATGCAGGacattttgctacattcaaAACAGTGTCCAAGGTTCTCCAAGCAGACTTTTGGTAGTCAACGATGTTCAAAGACGCTCATGAGTTTGTCTCACGATGCGATGTTTGTCAACGGAAAGGTCAAATCAGTAAACGGAATGAGATGCCACAAACTTCATTCTTGAAGTTGAAGTGTTTGATTGCTGGGGTATTGACTTTATGGGACCGTTTCCATCTTCTTATAAAAACAACTACATCCTGGTTGTTGTTGATTATGTCTCAAAGTGGGTTGAAGCGATTGCCTGTCCGAAGAATGATTTTGCAgtggttcttaagctgtttaagaccatcATCTTCCCTAGGTTTGGAGTGCCTCGAATTGTTATAAGTGATGGAGGTAAAcactttattaataaagtgTTTGACAAGCTGTTGAAAAAGTATGGAGTTCAACATAGAGTGGCTACTCCATATCACCCTCAGACTAGTGGGCAAGTGGAGGTTTCCAACAAGCAGATCAAGGAGATTCTTGAGAAAACAGTTGGTGttacaaggaaggattgggcTATGAAGCTTGATGATGCACTTTGGGCATATAGAACTGCTTATAAACACCACGTGGCACCACACCTTTTCatctgctttatgggaaagcatgtcatcttcCAGTGGAGTTAGAGCACAAGGCAGCCTGGGTAGTtaagttgatgaattttgatgtCAAGACAGCCTCAGAGATAAGGTTAGTGTagttgaatgagttggatgagttgcgatttcatgcatttgagaatttcaagctgtacaaggagagaaccaaggcttatcatgataagaagatcatctccaggCATTTTGAGCCCAATGACCAGGTACTCCTTTACAATTCTCGTTTGAAGCTGTTCCCAGGTAAACTTTGTTCTCGTTGGTCTGGTCCTTTTACTGTCCAAGAAGTTAGACCATATGGAGCCATTGTATTGCTAAATTCCAAGGGAGAGAAGTTCACTGTTAATGGTCAAAGGGTGAAACCTTATTGGGTGAAAGCCGAGATACCAGACTGACACATTGTGCGTTTGGACGAAGCACGCTTCACCTAATCTGttgccaagtcaagctaatgacttgaAACGAgcgctgagtgggaggcaacccagtGGTAGgaactatttatttttcaattttcttttaggattactaacatattgatttttggttttgagttttatttgtttcagaaaaactaaaaaaaaatgaaaaagttttgGATATCACTGATCAAGAAGAAGCATCGACCGACCACCTGAGTGTCGGTCGTCACCGTTATTGGATCGCAGATGGACAGAAGGATTAATGGGTTTGATAATTGGATTTGAGAAACTGGGCCTGAAATTGCAATTGGGCCGGGTCTGAATGAAGCAGAATCGACCGATACCACTTaatgggtgtcggtcgacaccgttaaaACCGAGGAACACCCGATTAAAGCttcgagtcttcttcttcttcccccatTCGTTCCAAACAAGACATTAGAACCCTAGAATCCTCATAACTTCTCCGATACTGCTCCGTTTTGAGTGATTCCAAGCTCAAATCCCCACGATTTTGTCTCCTCTACCCGAATCCAGTGTCAATTTCGAGTTTTGGAGTGATGGtactgaagaagaagcaacGAACCAACGACGGTGAAATCCGTCAGAGCATGGTTTGTCGGTAATGTTTTGTCAGATATCCGTCGGAGATATATTTCCGACGATATTACCGACCGAACAATATCGGAAAATATCCGTCGAACCGACGGAAAAACCGACGATTTAACGATGGAATTTCGAGAAAGTCCGTCATTTCCGA
Coding sequences within:
- the LOC104744084 gene encoding uncharacterized protein LOC104744084, coding for MFKDAHEFVSRCDVCQRKGQISKRNEMPQTSFLKLKCLIAGWVEAIACPKNDFAVVLKLFKTIIFPRFGVPRIVISDGGKHFINKVFDKLLKKYGVQHRVATPYHPQTSGQVEVSNKQIKEILEKTVGVTRKDWAMKLDDALWAYRTAYKHHVAPHLFICFMGKHVIFQWS